Proteins found in one Ctenopharyngodon idella isolate HZGC_01 chromosome 16, HZGC01, whole genome shotgun sequence genomic segment:
- the tmem147 gene encoding transmembrane protein 147 isoform X1, whose protein sequence is MTLFHFGNCFSLAYFPYFITYKCSGLSEYNAFWRCVQAGATYLFVQLCKMLFLATFFPTWEGGAGVYDFVGEFMKATVDMADLLGLHLVMSRNAGKGEYKIMVAAMGWATAELIMSRCIPLWVGARGIEFDWKYIQMSFDSNISLVHYIAMAAVVWMFTRYDLPKSFRLPVTILLGLCVYKGFLMELFVHVFLLGSWTALLVKAVLTGAISLCSLFLFVTLVHSN, encoded by the exons ATGACGCTTTTTCATTTTGGAAACTGTTTTTCCTTGGCCTATTTCCCATATTTCATTACTTACAAATGCAGTGGGTT atcGGAATATAATGCATTTTGGAGATGTGTCCAAGCAGGTGCTACATACCTCTTCGTGCAGCTGTGCAAG ATGCTGTTTCTTGCCACATTTTTCCCCACCTGGGAGGGAGGAGCTGGCGTGTATGATTTTGTTGGG GAGTTCATGAAGGCCACAGTGGACATGGCCGATCTTCTAGGTCTTCATCTGGTTATGTCTAGGAATGCTGGGAAGGGTGAATATAAGATCATGGTGGCAGCTATGGGCTGGGCCACAGCGGAGCTCATCATGTCAAG ATGTATACCGTTATGGGTGGGAGCTCGTGGCATTGAGTTTGACTGGAAATACATCCAAATGAGCTTTGATTCCAACATCAGTCTG GTACATTATATTGCCATGGCGGCAGTAGTATGGATGTTCACTCGATACGACCTTCCCAAAAGCTTCCGTCTCCCTGTCACCATCCTACTGGGATTGTGTGTTTATAAGGGCTTTCTAATGGA ACTGTTCGTACATGTTTTCCTCCTGGGCAGCTGGACGGCTCTCCTAGTGAAGGCCGTGCTCACCGGTGCAATCTCCCTCTGTTCACTCTTCCTGTTCGTCACTCTCGTTCACAGCAACTAA
- the tmem147 gene encoding transmembrane protein 147 isoform X2, producing the protein MLFLATFFPTWEGGAGVYDFVGEFMKATVDMADLLGLHLVMSRNAGKGEYKIMVAAMGWATAELIMSRCIPLWVGARGIEFDWKYIQMSFDSNISLVHYIAMAAVVWMFTRYDLPKSFRLPVTILLGLCVYKGFLMELFVHVFLLGSWTALLVKAVLTGAISLCSLFLFVTLVHSN; encoded by the exons ATGCTGTTTCTTGCCACATTTTTCCCCACCTGGGAGGGAGGAGCTGGCGTGTATGATTTTGTTGGG GAGTTCATGAAGGCCACAGTGGACATGGCCGATCTTCTAGGTCTTCATCTGGTTATGTCTAGGAATGCTGGGAAGGGTGAATATAAGATCATGGTGGCAGCTATGGGCTGGGCCACAGCGGAGCTCATCATGTCAAG ATGTATACCGTTATGGGTGGGAGCTCGTGGCATTGAGTTTGACTGGAAATACATCCAAATGAGCTTTGATTCCAACATCAGTCTG GTACATTATATTGCCATGGCGGCAGTAGTATGGATGTTCACTCGATACGACCTTCCCAAAAGCTTCCGTCTCCCTGTCACCATCCTACTGGGATTGTGTGTTTATAAGGGCTTTCTAATGGA ACTGTTCGTACATGTTTTCCTCCTGGGCAGCTGGACGGCTCTCCTAGTGAAGGCCGTGCTCACCGGTGCAATCTCCCTCTGTTCACTCTTCCTGTTCGTCACTCTCGTTCACAGCAACTAA